From one Variovorax sp. PBL-H6 genomic stretch:
- a CDS encoding MFS transporter gives MSKKSQALAVLMVSTLAFTVCFMVWMMFGVIGIPIKKALGLNATEFGLLTAMPVLTGSLVRVPLGIWTDKFGGRIVMVLLMALTVPAIWLMSYATAYWHFLVIGLFVGLAGGSFSVGTPYVARWFPKNRQGFAMGVYGAGNSGAAVNKFIAPALVVAFGWAMVPQVYAAVMLGTLLLFWVFSASDPAHLVPSHTRFSDQLRALKEPKVVKYCQYYSIVFGGYVALSLWMVQYYIGEFGLDIRTAALLAACFSLPGGVLRAVGGWLSDKYGAHSVTWWVMWVSWICLFLLSYPQTEFTIATLAGPKTFHIGLNVYAFTGLMFLLGIAFAFGKASVFKYIADDYPENIGTISGIVGLAGGLGGFVLPILFGVLVDLTGVRSSAFMLMYGVVWVSLIWMYWTEVRGTEVLGRRAHAFRLGGSSASPSLQEPA, from the coding sequence ATGAGCAAGAAGAGCCAGGCCCTGGCCGTCCTGATGGTCAGCACGCTGGCATTCACCGTGTGCTTCATGGTGTGGATGATGTTCGGCGTGATCGGCATCCCGATCAAGAAGGCGCTGGGCCTCAACGCCACCGAGTTCGGCCTGCTGACCGCCATGCCGGTGCTCACGGGCTCGCTGGTCCGCGTGCCACTGGGCATCTGGACCGACAAGTTCGGGGGCCGCATCGTGATGGTCCTGCTGATGGCGCTCACCGTGCCTGCCATCTGGCTCATGAGCTATGCGACGGCGTACTGGCACTTCCTGGTCATCGGCCTGTTCGTCGGCCTGGCCGGCGGCTCGTTCTCGGTGGGCACGCCGTACGTGGCGCGCTGGTTCCCGAAGAATCGCCAGGGCTTCGCGATGGGCGTGTACGGCGCCGGCAACTCCGGCGCGGCGGTCAACAAGTTCATCGCGCCGGCGCTCGTGGTCGCCTTCGGATGGGCCATGGTGCCGCAGGTGTATGCGGCCGTCATGCTCGGCACCCTGCTGCTGTTCTGGGTGTTCAGCGCGAGCGATCCGGCGCACCTGGTGCCGAGTCATACGCGCTTTTCGGATCAGCTGCGCGCGCTGAAGGAGCCCAAGGTCGTCAAGTACTGCCAGTACTACAGCATCGTGTTCGGCGGCTACGTTGCGCTGAGCCTGTGGATGGTGCAGTACTACATCGGCGAGTTCGGGCTCGACATCCGCACCGCGGCGCTGCTGGCTGCCTGCTTCTCGCTGCCGGGCGGTGTGCTGCGGGCCGTCGGCGGCTGGCTGAGCGACAAGTACGGCGCGCATTCGGTCACCTGGTGGGTGATGTGGGTGAGCTGGATCTGCCTGTTCCTCCTGAGCTATCCGCAGACCGAGTTCACCATCGCCACGCTCGCGGGCCCCAAGACCTTCCACATCGGCCTGAACGTCTACGCCTTCACCGGGCTGATGTTCCTGCTCGGCATCGCCTTCGCCTTCGGCAAGGCCTCGGTGTTCAAGTACATCGCGGACGACTACCCCGAGAACATCGGAACCATCAGCGGCATTGTCGGCCTGGCCGGCGGGCTGGGTGGCTTCGTGCTGCCGATCCTGTTCGGCGTGCTGGTGGATCTCACCGGCGTCCGCTCCAGCGCCTTCATGCTGATGTACGGCGTGGTCTGGGTCTCGCTGATCTGGATGTACTGGACCGAGGTGCGCGGCACCGAGGTCCTGGGCCGGCGCGCCCACGCCTTCCGCCTCGGCGGCTCGTCCGCTTCCCCCTCCTTGCAGGAACCCGCATGA
- a CDS encoding MFS transporter: MTTTIDIKGPLPPSNDTDVADWRPEDEAFWASTGRRIAYRNLWISVPSLLCGFAVWGMWGIITVQMLNLGFPFSQAELFSLTAISGLAGATMRIPASFLIRLAGGRNTIFLTTAMLLAPAIGTGIVLQHKDWPLWSFQLMALWSGVGGGNFASSMSNISTFFPKRLQGTALGLNAGLGNFGVTSMQIVIPLVMTVGLFGGFGGEPMTLVKDSGWIFGKIPAGTPTWIQNAGFAWLLSLVPLAALCWFGMNNLKTVSPNTGGAIAAFLKIIWLYTLSFVPAGVGLYLYLPAPTGLGVLNMWLAMPLIIVSTLLVLKLTAFGPMKESIAKQFEIFRNRHTWALTLLYMVTFGSFIGFSMALPLAITVIFGVSHVPDASGVMQHVLKNPNAPSALTYAWIGPFIGAAVRPLGGWISDRIGGSIVTQIISALMVVASAAVGYVMLLAYRSAAPEQYFLIFMVLFVVLFTASGIGNGSTFRTIGVIFDRQQAGPVLGWTSAVAAYGAFIAPVVIGAQIKAATPQLAMYGFAAFYALCLVLNWWFYLRGKAYVKNP; the protein is encoded by the coding sequence ATGACCACCACCATCGACATCAAGGGGCCGTTGCCGCCCTCGAACGACACCGACGTCGCCGACTGGCGACCCGAGGACGAGGCCTTCTGGGCGTCCACCGGCCGCCGCATCGCCTACCGCAACCTCTGGATCTCGGTGCCCAGCCTGTTGTGCGGCTTCGCGGTCTGGGGCATGTGGGGAATCATCACGGTCCAGATGCTGAACCTGGGATTTCCGTTCAGCCAGGCCGAGCTGTTCTCGCTGACGGCGATCTCCGGCCTCGCCGGCGCCACGATGCGGATACCGGCCTCGTTCCTGATCCGCCTGGCGGGCGGGCGCAACACCATCTTCCTGACCACCGCCATGTTGCTGGCCCCGGCCATCGGCACCGGCATCGTGCTGCAGCACAAGGACTGGCCGCTGTGGTCCTTCCAACTGATGGCGCTGTGGTCGGGCGTGGGCGGCGGAAACTTCGCGAGCTCGATGTCCAACATCAGCACCTTCTTTCCCAAGCGGCTGCAGGGTACCGCCCTGGGGCTGAATGCCGGGTTGGGCAACTTCGGGGTGACGAGCATGCAGATCGTCATTCCGCTGGTCATGACCGTCGGGCTGTTCGGTGGGTTCGGCGGCGAGCCGATGACGCTGGTCAAGGACAGCGGCTGGATCTTCGGCAAGATCCCCGCCGGCACGCCCACCTGGATCCAGAACGCCGGCTTTGCCTGGCTGCTGTCGCTGGTGCCGCTGGCCGCCTTGTGCTGGTTCGGCATGAACAACCTGAAGACCGTGTCGCCGAACACGGGCGGCGCAATCGCCGCCTTCCTCAAGATCATCTGGCTCTACACGCTGTCCTTCGTGCCGGCCGGCGTCGGCCTGTACCTGTACCTGCCGGCGCCGACCGGGCTCGGCGTGCTGAACATGTGGCTCGCCATGCCGCTGATCATCGTCAGCACGCTGCTGGTGCTCAAGCTCACGGCCTTCGGCCCGATGAAGGAGAGCATCGCCAAGCAGTTCGAGATCTTCCGCAACCGGCACACCTGGGCGCTGACGCTGCTGTACATGGTGACCTTCGGCTCGTTCATCGGGTTCTCGATGGCGCTGCCGCTGGCCATCACGGTGATCTTCGGCGTGAGCCACGTGCCGGACGCGTCGGGTGTGATGCAGCACGTACTGAAGAACCCCAATGCGCCCTCGGCGCTCACCTATGCCTGGATCGGGCCCTTCATCGGTGCGGCGGTGCGGCCGTTGGGCGGCTGGATCTCCGACCGGATCGGCGGCTCGATCGTCACCCAGATCATCTCGGCGCTGATGGTGGTGGCCTCGGCGGCGGTGGGCTACGTGATGCTGCTGGCCTACCGCTCGGCGGCGCCCGAGCAGTACTTCCTGATCTTCATGGTGCTGTTCGTGGTGCTCTTCACCGCCAGCGGCATCGGCAACGGCTCGACCTTCCGCACCATCGGCGTGATCTTCGACCGGCAGCAGGCCGGCCCGGTGCTGGGCTGGACCTCGGCCGTCGCGGCCTACGGGGCCTTCATCGCGCCGGTGGTGATCGGCGCCCAGATCAAGGCCGCCACGCCCCAACTCGCCATGTACGGCTTCGCGGCGTTCTACGCCCTGTGCCTCGTTCTCAACTGGTGGTTCTACCTGCGCGGCAAAGCGTACGTGAAGAACCCCTGA
- the narH gene encoding nitrate reductase subunit beta encodes MKIRAQIAMVLNLDKCIGCHTCSVTCKNVWTSRPGMEYAWFNNVETKPGIGYPKEWENQDKWNGGWVRKANGSIEPRQGAKWKLLMRIFANPNLPEIDDYYEPFTFDYGHLQSAPEMKATPTARPRSLITGKQMDKIVWGPNWEEILGGEFSGRSKDKNLDGFDRMQKDMLGQFENTFMMYLPRLCEHCLNPACVASCPSGSIYKREEDGIVLIDQDKCRGWRMCVSGCPYKKIYYNWKSGKAEKCIFCYPRIEAGQPTVCSETCVGRIRYLGVLLYDADRIQEAASVEHDRDLYKAQLDIFLDPNDPKVIAQARLDGIPDKWMQAARNSPVYKMAVQWKVALPLHPEYRTLPMVWYVPPLSPISAAANAGHVGSNGEIPDVNQLRIPVNYLANLLTAGDTGPVVQALERMLAMRAYQREKHVDGHINHAVLEQVGISQAEVEEMYQVMAIANYEDRFVIPSTHREYAENTFNVRGGCGFTFGNGCSEGTSEASLFGSEKKRTIPIRAEV; translated from the coding sequence ATGAAGATCCGCGCGCAGATCGCGATGGTGCTCAACCTGGACAAGTGCATCGGCTGCCACACCTGTTCGGTCACCTGCAAGAACGTCTGGACCAGCCGGCCCGGCATGGAGTACGCCTGGTTCAACAACGTCGAGACCAAGCCGGGCATCGGCTACCCCAAGGAGTGGGAGAACCAGGACAAGTGGAACGGCGGCTGGGTGCGCAAGGCCAACGGCAGTATCGAGCCGCGCCAAGGCGCGAAGTGGAAGCTGCTCATGCGCATCTTCGCCAACCCCAACCTGCCGGAGATCGACGACTACTACGAGCCCTTCACCTTCGACTACGGCCACCTGCAGTCGGCACCCGAGATGAAGGCGACCCCCACGGCCCGTCCGCGCAGCCTGATCACCGGCAAGCAGATGGACAAGATCGTCTGGGGGCCGAACTGGGAGGAAATCCTCGGCGGCGAATTCTCCGGACGCAGCAAGGACAAGAACCTCGACGGCTTCGACCGGATGCAGAAGGACATGCTCGGCCAGTTCGAGAACACCTTCATGATGTACCTGCCGCGGCTGTGCGAGCACTGCCTGAACCCGGCGTGCGTTGCCTCGTGTCCCTCCGGCTCGATCTACAAGCGCGAGGAAGACGGCATCGTGCTCATCGACCAGGACAAATGCCGCGGCTGGCGCATGTGCGTGAGCGGCTGTCCTTACAAGAAGATCTACTACAACTGGAAGAGCGGCAAGGCCGAGAAGTGCATCTTCTGCTATCCGCGCATCGAGGCGGGCCAGCCGACGGTGTGCAGCGAGACCTGCGTCGGCCGCATCCGCTACCTGGGCGTGCTGCTGTACGACGCGGACCGCATCCAGGAGGCCGCCAGCGTCGAGCACGACCGCGACCTGTACAAGGCGCAGCTCGACATCTTCCTCGACCCGAACGACCCCAAGGTGATTGCACAGGCGCGGCTGGACGGCATCCCCGACAAATGGATGCAGGCGGCGCGCAACAGCCCGGTCTACAAGATGGCGGTGCAATGGAAGGTGGCCCTGCCGCTGCATCCCGAGTACCGCACGCTCCCGATGGTCTGGTACGTGCCGCCCTTGTCGCCGATCAGTGCCGCCGCCAACGCAGGGCACGTGGGCAGCAACGGCGAGATCCCCGACGTCAACCAGCTTCGCATTCCGGTCAACTACCTGGCCAACCTGCTGACGGCCGGCGACACCGGGCCGGTCGTGCAGGCGCTGGAGCGCATGCTGGCCATGCGCGCCTACCAGCGTGAGAAGCATGTCGACGGGCACATCAATCACGCCGTCCTGGAGCAGGTGGGCATCAGCCAGGCGGAAGTCGAGGAGATGTACCAGGTGATGGCGATCGCCAACTACGAGGACCGTTTCGTGATCCCCTCGACCCACCGCGAGTACGCGGAGAACACCTTCAACGTGCGCGGCGGCTGCGGCTTTACCTTCGGCAACGGATGCTCGGAAGGTACCAGCGAGGCCAGCCTCTTCGGCAGCGAGAAGAAGCGCACGATTCCCATCCGGGCGGAGGTATGA
- the narI gene encoding respiratory nitrate reductase subunit gamma, whose amino-acid sequence MNGVYGFLFQVYPYVCFMVFVLGSLIRFDQSQYSWKSDSSQMLRAGTLRWGSNLFHFGVLFLFFGHMVGLFTPHSVYGIFMSAATKQMMAVVAGGVAGALCFVGLSLLLYRRVFDPRIRLTSHPTDIAVLVVLWVQLVVGLITLPYSLQHADGSVMLILADWAQRIVTLRPVDATALASLAWPYQFHIVFGMTIFLLFPFSRLVHVWSGFGTVRFLFRSHQVVRSRRLNVPPGHNQPREPGAI is encoded by the coding sequence ATGAACGGCGTGTATGGCTTTCTTTTCCAGGTCTATCCCTACGTGTGCTTCATGGTGTTCGTGCTGGGCAGCCTGATCCGCTTCGACCAGAGCCAGTACAGCTGGAAGAGCGACTCCTCCCAGATGCTGCGCGCCGGCACCCTGCGCTGGGGCAGCAACCTGTTCCACTTCGGCGTGCTGTTCCTGTTCTTCGGCCACATGGTCGGGCTGTTCACGCCGCACAGCGTCTACGGCATCTTCATGAGCGCGGCAACCAAGCAGATGATGGCCGTCGTGGCAGGCGGCGTCGCCGGCGCGCTGTGCTTCGTCGGCCTGTCGCTGCTGCTGTACCGGCGCGTGTTCGATCCGCGCATCCGCCTCACCAGCCATCCCACGGACATCGCAGTGCTGGTGGTGCTGTGGGTCCAGCTGGTGGTGGGGCTGATCACGCTGCCGTACTCGTTGCAGCACGCCGACGGCAGCGTGATGCTCATCCTCGCGGACTGGGCGCAGCGCATCGTCACCCTTCGGCCGGTGGATGCCACGGCGCTGGCCTCCCTGGCCTGGCCCTACCAGTTCCACATCGTCTTCGGCATGACGATCTTCCTGCTGTTCCCATTCAGCCGTCTGGTGCATGTGTGGAGCGGCTTCGGCACGGTTCGGTTCCTGTTCCGGTCGCACCAGGTCGTGCGCAGCCGCCGGCTGAACGTGCCGCCCGGACACAACCAGCCACGCGAGCCTGGCGCCATCTGA
- a CDS encoding response regulator: MKIRILVVDDHTLFRRGLTALLNRDPGFEVVGDAGDAGEAQRRAEELKPDLILLDNHLPGVTGVDALPALREAVPAARVLMLTVSEDEGDLAGALRAGASGYLLKTIEGDALAAAIRRVMRGESIVAEEMTGKLVAAYRDAAAPRPAKAAEPAAAASPLDALSPREQDILRGIASGQGNKEIARSLGIAETTVKIHVQHILRKLDVSSRVHAAVIAVERGLG; encoded by the coding sequence ATGAAGATCCGAATCCTGGTGGTGGACGACCACACGCTGTTTCGGCGCGGACTGACCGCACTGCTGAATCGCGATCCGGGCTTCGAGGTCGTCGGCGACGCCGGCGACGCCGGGGAAGCCCAGCGCCGCGCCGAGGAACTGAAGCCCGACCTGATCCTCCTGGACAACCATTTGCCGGGCGTCACCGGCGTCGATGCCTTGCCGGCGCTGCGCGAGGCCGTGCCTGCGGCACGGGTGCTGATGCTCACGGTCAGCGAGGACGAAGGCGACCTCGCGGGCGCCCTGCGTGCGGGCGCGAGCGGCTACCTGCTCAAGACCATCGAGGGCGACGCACTGGCCGCAGCCATCCGGCGCGTGATGCGCGGGGAGAGCATCGTGGCCGAGGAGATGACCGGCAAGCTGGTGGCGGCCTACCGCGATGCCGCCGCACCGCGGCCCGCAAAGGCCGCAGAACCTGCAGCCGCGGCGTCGCCGCTCGACGCGCTGTCGCCGCGCGAGCAGGACATCCTGCGCGGCATCGCGAGCGGCCAGGGCAACAAGGAGATCGCACGCTCGCTGGGCATCGCCGAGACCACGGTGAAGATCCATGTCCAGCACATCCTGCGCAAGCTCGACGTGAGCTCGCGCGTGCATGCCGCCGTTATCGCGGTCGAGCGCGGCCTGGGTTGA
- a CDS encoding nitrate reductase subunit alpha, whose amino-acid sequence MSHFLDRLSYFSQPRESFSDGHGVTTGEDRTWEDAYRNRWAHDKIVRSTHGVNCTGSCSWKIYVKGGIVTWETQQTDYPRTRWDMPNHEPRGCARGASYSWYLYSANRVKYPMVRGRLLKSWREARIAHDPVGAWASIVEDDAKRRDYQQVRGLGGFVRSSWDEVNEIVAAANVYTIRKHGPDRVIGFSPIPAMSMISYAAGSRYLSLIGGVCMSFYDWYCDLPPASPQVWGEQTDVPESADWYNSSFIIAWGSNVPQTRTPDAHFFTEVRYKGAKTVAVTPDYSEVAKLADIWMHPKQGTDAAVAMAMGHVILKEFYFPDAGRERSAYFDDYVRRYTDMPMLVMLKEHTLPSGEVVMVPDRYVRASDFNGKLGQANNPEWKTVAFDQEGRVVLPNGAIGFRWGPDGRADEGQWNLEAKEARHCKEVKLKLSVLEGGTPSTETARVGFPYFGGIASEHFPHNEQTDVLVRTVPVRRIALGKAGEQRDAWVATVFDLQVANYGVARGLDGELAATSFDDDTPYTPAWQERITGTPRAQLITVARQFAENAHKTQGKSMVIIGAAMNHWYHSDMNYRGVINMLMMCGCIGKSGGGWSHYVGQEKLRPQTGWTALAFALDWVRPPRQMNSTSFFYAHTDQWRYEKLGVEEVLSPLADKKAYAGSMIDYNVRAERMGWLPSAPQLQTNPLQVVRDAQAAGVDPKDYAVQALKDGSLKMSCTDPDHPDNWPRNMFVWRSNILGSSGKGHEYFLKHLLGTSNGVQGKDLGAEDAKPQEVVWHDKAPEGKLDLLVTLDFRMSTTCLYSDIVLPTATWYEKNDLNTSDMHPFIHPLSTAVDPAWQSRSDWDIYKGFAKKFSEVCVGHLGVERELVLTPLMHDSPSELAQPFEVRDWKRGECELVPGKTAPTLQVVERDYPNVYKRFTALGPLMGKAGNGGKGIGWNTQAEVKQLGELSGFVTEPGVTCGMPKIETDIDAAEVVLMLAPETNGQVAVKAWEALGKQTGRDHRHLAIHREDEKIRFRDIQAQPRKIISSPTWSGIESETVSYNAGYTNVHELIPWRTLTGRQQFYLDHPWMIAFGEGFASYRPPVDLKTTAGIQGVKPNGNPEIALNFITPHQKWGIHSTYTDNLLMLTLSRGGPCVWMSEDDAKRAGIVDNDWIELFNVNGAIAARAVVSQRVKPGMVMMYHAQEKIVNTPGSEITGARGGIHNSVTRIVLKPTHMIGGYAQFSYGFNYYGTIGTNRDEFVVVRKMNRIDWLDTPVADELIRPVQAQGEVA is encoded by the coding sequence ATGAGCCATTTCCTGGACCGACTCAGCTACTTCAGCCAGCCGCGGGAATCCTTTTCCGACGGCCACGGCGTTACCACCGGCGAAGACCGCACGTGGGAAGACGCCTACCGCAACCGCTGGGCGCACGACAAGATCGTGCGCTCCACCCACGGCGTGAACTGCACCGGTTCGTGCTCGTGGAAGATCTATGTCAAGGGCGGCATCGTTACCTGGGAAACCCAGCAGACCGACTACCCGCGCACCCGCTGGGACATGCCCAACCACGAGCCGCGCGGCTGCGCGCGCGGCGCCAGCTACAGCTGGTACCTGTACAGCGCCAACCGTGTCAAGTACCCGATGGTGCGCGGCAGGTTGCTCAAGAGCTGGCGCGAGGCGCGCATTGCGCACGACCCCGTCGGCGCGTGGGCCTCGATCGTCGAGGACGACGCCAAGCGGCGCGACTACCAGCAGGTGAGGGGGCTCGGCGGCTTCGTGCGCTCGTCGTGGGACGAGGTCAACGAGATCGTCGCAGCCGCCAACGTGTACACGATCAGGAAGCACGGGCCGGACCGCGTCATCGGCTTCTCGCCGATTCCGGCGATGTCGATGATCAGCTATGCCGCGGGCAGCCGCTACCTCAGCCTGATCGGCGGCGTGTGCATGAGCTTCTACGACTGGTACTGCGACCTGCCGCCCGCCAGTCCGCAGGTCTGGGGCGAGCAGACCGACGTGCCCGAATCGGCCGACTGGTACAACTCCAGCTTCATCATCGCCTGGGGCTCCAACGTGCCGCAGACGCGCACGCCCGACGCGCACTTCTTCACCGAGGTGCGCTACAAGGGCGCGAAGACGGTGGCGGTGACGCCGGACTATTCCGAGGTCGCCAAGCTGGCGGACATCTGGATGCATCCGAAGCAGGGCACCGACGCGGCGGTCGCGATGGCGATGGGCCACGTGATCCTGAAGGAGTTCTACTTTCCCGACGCAGGCCGCGAGCGCAGCGCCTACTTCGACGACTACGTGCGCCGCTACACCGACATGCCGATGCTGGTGATGCTCAAGGAGCACACCTTGCCCAGCGGCGAAGTCGTCATGGTGCCCGACCGCTATGTCCGGGCATCGGATTTCAACGGCAAGCTCGGCCAGGCCAACAACCCGGAATGGAAGACCGTCGCCTTCGACCAAGAGGGCAGGGTGGTGCTGCCGAACGGCGCGATCGGATTCCGCTGGGGGCCGGACGGCCGCGCCGACGAAGGCCAGTGGAACCTCGAGGCCAAGGAAGCGCGCCACTGCAAGGAGGTCAAGCTCAAGCTCTCGGTGCTCGAAGGCGGCACGCCGAGCACCGAGACGGCCCGCGTCGGCTTCCCGTACTTCGGCGGCATCGCCAGCGAGCACTTTCCCCACAACGAGCAGACCGACGTGCTGGTGCGCACTGTGCCGGTCAGGCGTATCGCGCTCGGAAAGGCCGGCGAGCAGCGCGATGCGTGGGTGGCGACGGTCTTCGACCTGCAGGTGGCCAACTACGGCGTGGCGCGCGGCCTCGATGGCGAGCTGGCGGCCACCAGCTTCGACGACGACACCCCCTACACGCCGGCCTGGCAGGAGCGCATCACCGGCACGCCCCGCGCGCAGCTGATCACGGTGGCGCGCCAGTTTGCCGAGAACGCGCACAAGACGCAGGGCAAGTCGATGGTGATCATCGGCGCGGCGATGAACCACTGGTACCACAGCGACATGAACTATCGCGGCGTCATCAACATGCTGATGATGTGCGGCTGCATCGGCAAGAGCGGCGGCGGCTGGTCGCACTACGTGGGGCAGGAGAAGCTGCGACCGCAGACCGGCTGGACCGCGCTGGCCTTCGCGCTCGATTGGGTGCGGCCGCCGCGCCAGATGAACAGCACCAGCTTCTTCTACGCACACACCGACCAGTGGCGCTACGAGAAGCTGGGCGTGGAGGAAGTGCTCTCGCCGCTCGCCGACAAGAAGGCGTATGCGGGCAGCATGATCGACTACAACGTGCGTGCCGAACGCATGGGATGGCTGCCGAGCGCGCCGCAGCTGCAGACCAATCCGCTGCAGGTGGTGCGCGACGCGCAGGCCGCGGGTGTCGATCCGAAGGACTACGCCGTCCAGGCGCTGAAGGACGGCTCGCTCAAGATGAGCTGCACCGACCCCGACCACCCGGACAACTGGCCGCGCAACATGTTCGTGTGGCGTTCCAACATCCTGGGCTCCAGCGGCAAGGGGCACGAGTATTTCCTCAAGCACCTGCTCGGCACGAGCAACGGCGTGCAGGGGAAGGACCTTGGCGCCGAGGATGCCAAGCCCCAGGAAGTCGTGTGGCATGACAAGGCACCTGAAGGCAAGCTCGACCTGCTGGTGACACTCGACTTCCGCATGAGCACCACCTGCCTTTACAGCGACATCGTGCTGCCCACGGCCACCTGGTACGAGAAGAACGACCTCAACACCAGCGACATGCATCCTTTCATCCATCCGCTTTCCACCGCGGTGGACCCCGCCTGGCAATCGCGCAGCGACTGGGACATCTACAAGGGTTTCGCCAAGAAGTTCAGCGAGGTCTGCGTCGGCCATCTGGGGGTCGAGCGCGAACTGGTGCTGACGCCGCTGATGCACGACAGCCCCTCGGAACTGGCCCAGCCCTTCGAGGTTCGCGACTGGAAGCGCGGAGAGTGCGAGCTGGTGCCGGGAAAGACCGCCCCCACCCTGCAGGTGGTCGAGCGCGACTACCCCAACGTCTACAAGCGCTTCACCGCGCTGGGGCCGCTGATGGGCAAGGCCGGCAACGGCGGCAAGGGGATCGGCTGGAATACGCAGGCCGAGGTGAAGCAGCTCGGCGAGCTCTCCGGCTTCGTCACCGAGCCCGGCGTGACCTGCGGGATGCCGAAGATCGAGACCGACATCGACGCCGCCGAGGTGGTGCTGATGCTGGCGCCCGAGACCAACGGCCAGGTGGCAGTCAAGGCCTGGGAGGCATTGGGCAAGCAGACCGGGCGCGACCACCGGCACCTGGCGATCCATCGCGAGGACGAGAAGATCCGCTTCCGCGACATCCAGGCGCAGCCGCGCAAGATCATCAGCTCGCCGACGTGGAGCGGCATCGAGAGCGAGACCGTCTCGTACAACGCCGGCTACACCAACGTGCACGAGCTGATCCCATGGCGCACGCTGACCGGACGGCAGCAGTTCTACCTGGACCATCCGTGGATGATCGCCTTCGGCGAGGGCTTTGCCAGCTACCGCCCGCCGGTGGACCTGAAGACCACCGCGGGGATCCAGGGCGTCAAGCCGAACGGCAACCCCGAGATCGCGCTGAACTTCATCACGCCGCACCAGAAGTGGGGCATCCACTCCACCTACACAGACAACCTGCTGATGCTCACGCTCAGCCGTGGCGGGCCTTGCGTGTGGATGAGCGAGGACGACGCGAAGCGCGCCGGGATTGTCGACAACGACTGGATCGAGCTGTTCAACGTGAACGGCGCCATCGCCGCGCGCGCGGTGGTGAGCCAGCGCGTCAAGCCGGGCATGGTGATGATGTACCACGCGCAGGAGAAGATCGTGAACACGCCGGGCTCCGAGATCACCGGCGCGCGCGGCGGCATCCACAACTCGGTGACGCGCATCGTGCTCAAGCCCACCCACATGATCGGCGGCTACGCGCAGTTCAGCTACGGCTTCAACTACTACGGGACCATCGGCACCAACCGCGACGAGTTCGTGGTGGTGCGCAAGATGAACCGCATCGACTGGCTCGATACGCCGGTCGCCGACGAACTGATTCGCCCTGTGCAGGCGCAAGGAGAAGTCGCATGA
- the narJ gene encoding nitrate reductase molybdenum cofactor assembly chaperone: MFTLNTPRPMAKSLRVLSAVLGYPDAQLRGHLPEMRELLRTEHALSGSRLSELDALMDMLWRAEALEVEADYVELFDRGRGTSLHLFEHVHGDSRERGPAMIDLGQTYEKAGLSLAEGELPDYLPAVLEFVSTQPAREARAFLGETAHILNAIFGALRHRESPYASVLGALLELAGEKAQAVKPPADEPLDESWAEPVAFDGCSSKGQAKPGQPQPVHIMRRNNATQGATS, translated from the coding sequence ATGTTCACGCTGAACACCCCGCGCCCGATGGCGAAGAGCCTGCGTGTCCTCTCGGCCGTGCTCGGCTACCCCGATGCGCAGCTGCGCGGCCATCTGCCGGAGATGCGCGAACTGCTTCGCACCGAGCATGCCCTGTCGGGCTCGCGCCTGTCCGAGCTCGATGCGCTGATGGACATGCTGTGGCGCGCCGAGGCCCTGGAGGTCGAAGCCGACTACGTCGAGCTCTTCGACCGGGGCCGCGGTACTTCCCTGCATCTGTTCGAGCATGTGCACGGCGACTCGCGCGAGCGCGGACCGGCCATGATCGACCTGGGGCAGACCTACGAGAAGGCCGGCCTCAGCCTGGCCGAGGGCGAGCTCCCCGACTACCTCCCCGCGGTGCTGGAATTCGTCTCCACGCAGCCGGCCCGCGAGGCGCGCGCCTTCCTCGGCGAGACGGCGCACATCCTGAATGCCATCTTCGGCGCGCTGCGGCATCGCGAAAGCCCTTATGCCAGCGTGCTCGGCGCACTGCTCGAGCTGGCGGGGGAAAAGGCGCAGGCGGTCAAGCCGCCGGCCGACGAGCCGCTCGACGAGAGCTGGGCCGAGCCGGTCGCGTTCGACGGCTGCTCGTCGAAGGGGCAGGCCAAGCCGGGCCAGCCTCAACCCGTCCACATCATGCGCAGGAACAACGCGACACAAGGAGCAACGTCATGA